One Halostagnicola kamekurae DNA segment encodes these proteins:
- the cbiB gene encoding adenosylcobinamide-phosphate synthase CbiB — translation MLVTALAVLALAFSLDLAVGEPPNRVHPVAWFGRLVGALDRDWGGGQRRQRQIGVAIAVVLPLWLAAVAGAAVFAATLVAPVLGALTAALVLYCSTSLRLLLGLSGSVIAATETDLERARERLRGLAGRDAAELSPAHVRSAAVESAAENLSDGFVAASIPFAVLAPVSLPAAAGVAAWVKGVNTLDSMLGYRSKPIGTASARLDDLVMWVPARLTAVCLAIAAADPGALSRARRWARVPSSPNSGWPMATLACARSIRLEKPGAYVLDDRPGTSLPTVRDGERALATVRIGAVVAVAIAVTLAIVITATLATVSAAIVGDAVSVVGFSSAEPVTLERLASSSFDLAETRSNYLPPEKGWI, via the coding sequence ATGCTCGTAACCGCGCTAGCCGTCCTCGCGCTGGCGTTCTCACTCGATCTGGCGGTCGGGGAGCCGCCGAACCGAGTCCACCCCGTCGCGTGGTTCGGTCGGCTCGTCGGCGCGCTCGACCGAGACTGGGGCGGGGGGCAGCGGCGACAGCGCCAAATCGGCGTCGCCATCGCGGTGGTCTTGCCGCTCTGGCTCGCCGCCGTCGCCGGCGCGGCGGTCTTCGCGGCGACGCTCGTCGCCCCGGTACTCGGCGCGCTAACCGCCGCGCTCGTCCTCTACTGTTCGACCAGCCTGCGACTCCTCTTGGGACTGAGCGGGTCGGTAATCGCAGCTACGGAAACCGACCTCGAGCGGGCCCGCGAACGGCTTCGGGGGCTCGCCGGCCGCGACGCCGCGGAGCTGTCCCCGGCACACGTCCGGAGCGCGGCCGTCGAGAGCGCCGCCGAGAACCTCTCGGACGGCTTCGTCGCCGCGTCGATTCCGTTCGCGGTGCTCGCGCCCGTCTCGTTGCCGGCGGCCGCCGGCGTCGCGGCCTGGGTCAAGGGCGTCAATACGCTCGATTCGATGCTCGGCTACCGGTCGAAACCGATCGGCACGGCGAGCGCTCGCCTCGACGACCTCGTGATGTGGGTCCCGGCGCGACTGACGGCGGTCTGTCTCGCGATCGCGGCGGCCGACCCGGGCGCGCTCTCTCGCGCCCGACGATGGGCTCGAGTGCCGTCGTCGCCGAACTCGGGCTGGCCGATGGCGACGCTCGCCTGCGCGCGGTCGATCCGACTCGAGAAACCGGGCGCGTACGTCCTCGACGATCGGCCGGGAACGTCGCTTCCGACGGTTCGAGACGGTGAACGGGCGCTCGCCACCGTCCGGATCGGCGCCGTCGTCGCCGTCGCGATCGCCGTCACGCTCGCCATCGTGATTACCGCCACGCTCGCCACCGTCAGCGCCGCCATCGTCGGCGACGCCGTCAGCGTCGTCGGTTTCTCGAGTGCGGAGCCAGTGACACTCGAGCGACTCGCTTCGTCGTCGTTCGATCTCGCGGAAACTCGAAGCAATTACCTTCCTCCGGAGAAAGGTTGGATATAA
- the cobS gene encoding adenosylcobinamide-GDP ribazoletransferase, with protein sequence MDLLPSALRGAIGFLTRLPISQETDDWEAFRSSPWTFPLVGYLVGWLVAIPLLLTDYIPAATVALAYPLAVYAVTGIHHLDGVADLGDALVVHGDLEKRRAVLSDTTTGVGAILAVSVVVAALALGGLALADLRVIDAIGIVLVAEIATKLGLAAMATLGSTEHEGMGKSLTDAVSPLGIVVPLLIAVAVIALTWPTQTAVVTAVGALLGTAFAWALAGRYLGGISGDIFGAANEIGRVAGVHAGVIAWMLL encoded by the coding sequence ATGGATTTATTACCTTCCGCGCTCCGGGGCGCGATCGGCTTTCTCACCCGACTTCCGATCTCTCAGGAGACGGACGACTGGGAGGCGTTCCGCTCGAGCCCGTGGACCTTCCCGCTCGTCGGCTATCTCGTCGGCTGGCTCGTCGCGATTCCGCTCCTCTTGACTGACTACATCCCTGCGGCGACGGTCGCCCTCGCCTACCCGCTCGCGGTGTACGCGGTGACCGGCATCCACCATCTCGACGGCGTCGCGGATCTCGGCGACGCCCTGGTGGTCCACGGCGACCTCGAGAAACGCCGGGCCGTCCTCTCCGATACGACGACGGGCGTGGGTGCGATCCTTGCTGTGTCGGTCGTCGTGGCCGCGCTCGCACTCGGTGGGCTCGCGCTGGCCGACCTCCGTGTGATCGACGCGATCGGTATCGTCCTCGTCGCGGAGATCGCGACCAAACTCGGTCTGGCGGCGATGGCCACGCTGGGAAGCACGGAGCACGAGGGGATGGGCAAGTCGCTGACCGACGCGGTCTCCCCCCTCGGCATCGTCGTTCCACTCCTCATCGCCGTCGCCGTGATCGCGCTCACGTGGCCGACACAGACCGCGGTCGTCACCGCCGTCGGTGCGCTCCTCGGCACCGCGTTCGCGTGGGCGCTCGCGGGACGCTACCTCGGCGGCATTAGCGGCGATATCTTCGGCGCGGCCAACGAGATCGGCCGCGTCGCAGGCGTTCACGCGGGGGTGATCGCGTGGATGCTCTTGTGA
- a CDS encoding adenosylcobinamide amidohydrolase, translated as MTDAPESSAGNSPEPTESDDSAEPTAFETTRRDGVVRLRRAGVEWLSSGADGGRWKTGSAYNLTVPDGWPRTDLETYVDDRLERAGFDERGPALLTGVDVGDARGARCGSVTAIVTAGLSNPAVLPMDPQGGALPDDDLQSASEPGDPVGTVNVLVGTTRSLSDGALANLLTVAAEAKAATLLETTGFPGTTSDAIIVGHDPAGERSEFSGTATAVGAATRACVRDALLEALRAHYAGSETGVPRSIEAAKYGLSTDVAANVFDPD; from the coding sequence GTGACGGACGCCCCCGAATCGAGTGCCGGCAATTCACCCGAACCGACGGAAAGCGACGACTCGGCCGAACCGACCGCGTTCGAGACGACTCGACGCGACGGGGTCGTTCGCCTCCGCCGCGCCGGCGTCGAATGGCTCTCGAGCGGGGCCGACGGCGGGCGCTGGAAGACCGGTTCAGCGTACAACCTCACGGTCCCGGACGGCTGGCCGCGAACGGACCTCGAGACCTACGTCGACGACCGACTCGAGCGCGCCGGGTTCGACGAGCGCGGCCCCGCGTTGCTGACCGGCGTGGACGTCGGCGACGCCCGCGGCGCTCGATGCGGGTCGGTCACGGCTATCGTCACCGCCGGCCTCTCGAATCCCGCTGTACTGCCGATGGACCCGCAGGGTGGCGCGCTGCCGGACGACGACCTCCAGAGCGCGTCCGAACCCGGCGATCCGGTCGGCACCGTCAACGTCCTCGTCGGAACGACCCGATCCCTTTCCGACGGGGCGCTCGCGAACCTCCTGACGGTCGCCGCGGAGGCCAAGGCCGCGACGCTGCTCGAGACAACCGGGTTTCCGGGAACGACCAGCGACGCGATTATCGTCGGACACGACCCTGCGGGCGAGCGGTCCGAGTTCTCGGGGACCGCGACGGCGGTCGGGGCGGCGACGCGAGCCTGCGTTCGGGACGCGCTCCTCGAGGCGCTCCGTGCACACTACGCCGGAAGCGAGACCGGCGTTCCACGCTCGATCGAGGCGGCCAAATACGGACTCTCGACGGACGTCGCCGCAAATGTCTTCGATCCCGATTGA
- a CDS encoding NTP transferase domain-containing protein: protein MCGGRGTRFEGSTEKPLHPIDGVAMIDRVRHALEASRVESIYAAVSPNATETATHLETTDGVEPIETAGDGYVADLVAALERPELEPPLVTVGADLPALCAPVLDRIIRRHGDADASRTICVPAALKRRLGVRIESRLESEPHLVPTGVNVVGTNDQDMTHVSYDPRLAVNVNRLEDAPIASDIASGVRSDPDDPGGRSCA from the coding sequence ATGTGCGGCGGGCGGGGCACTCGTTTCGAGGGCTCGACCGAGAAACCGCTGCACCCGATCGACGGCGTGGCGATGATCGATCGCGTCCGGCACGCGCTCGAGGCGAGTCGGGTCGAGTCGATCTACGCCGCGGTCTCGCCGAACGCGACCGAAACGGCGACGCACCTCGAGACGACAGATGGTGTCGAGCCGATCGAAACCGCCGGCGACGGCTACGTCGCGGATCTCGTCGCCGCGCTCGAACGACCCGAACTCGAGCCCCCGCTGGTGACCGTCGGCGCGGATCTGCCCGCGCTCTGTGCCCCCGTTCTGGATCGGATCATCCGCCGGCATGGCGACGCCGACGCGTCGCGGACGATCTGCGTTCCCGCGGCGCTGAAGCGCCGACTCGGCGTGCGAATCGAGTCCCGACTCGAGTCGGAACCCCATCTGGTGCCGACGGGGGTCAACGTCGTCGGCACGAACGACCAAGATATGACACACGTAAGCTACGATCCCCGACTGGCGGTCAATGTGAACCGACTGGAAGACGCGCCGATCGCGTCGGACATCGCGTCAGGCGTTCGATCGGACCCCGACGATCCGGGAGGTCGGTCGTGCGCGTAG
- a CDS encoding nicotinate-nucleotide--dimethylbenzimidazole phosphoribosyltransferase: protein MRVVLAAGGTETALIDGISAAGATPELMSHTPPADAEIVAYGEPIAAPVTPVSPSGCPTPAAVTRAVREVVGFDLTVLDAGLPEETAAPTVSLEAASGADVRSAVAVPDAAAIYDRAREFGASLPDDEILIGETIPGGTTTALGVLTALGEPADVSSSLPTNPLERKRAVVEEALAASDLAAGDCADEPLEAIRQVGDPVQAAAMGVATGALEAGLEVTLAGGTQMATVAALLRRSGVDAELSIATTSFVADERGGSLGETCFRLNCELTVTDPGFDEGDHVAMARYCAGEAKEGVAMGGALSLVPDDELPVVREHLVTVCDRLGIEATGGDEAIPGTGDEPTHGS from the coding sequence GTGCGCGTAGTCCTCGCCGCCGGCGGTACCGAGACGGCGCTGATCGACGGGATCAGCGCGGCGGGTGCGACGCCGGAACTGATGTCGCACACGCCGCCCGCGGACGCCGAGATCGTCGCCTACGGCGAACCGATCGCGGCACCCGTCACGCCCGTCAGCCCGAGCGGGTGTCCGACGCCCGCGGCCGTCACCCGGGCGGTTCGGGAAGTTGTCGGCTTCGACCTCACCGTCCTCGACGCGGGGCTTCCCGAGGAAACGGCGGCACCGACGGTCTCGCTCGAGGCGGCCTCCGGAGCCGACGTCAGATCGGCGGTGGCCGTCCCCGACGCGGCGGCGATCTACGACCGCGCTCGCGAGTTCGGCGCGAGCCTCCCCGACGACGAGATCCTGATCGGCGAAACCATCCCCGGCGGGACGACGACCGCGCTCGGCGTCCTGACCGCGCTGGGCGAACCCGCCGACGTCTCCTCGTCGCTGCCGACCAACCCGCTCGAGCGAAAGCGAGCCGTCGTCGAGGAGGCGCTCGCCGCGAGCGACCTCGCGGCCGGCGACTGCGCCGACGAACCGCTCGAGGCGATCCGGCAGGTGGGCGATCCCGTGCAGGCCGCGGCGATGGGCGTCGCGACGGGCGCGCTCGAGGCCGGTCTCGAGGTGACGCTCGCCGGCGGCACGCAGATGGCGACTGTCGCCGCTCTCCTGCGCCGATCGGGCGTCGACGCCGAACTCTCGATCGCGACCACGTCGTTCGTCGCCGACGAACGGGGCGGCTCGCTCGGGGAGACCTGCTTTCGCCTGAACTGCGAGCTGACCGTTACCGATCCCGGATTCGACGAGGGAGACCACGTCGCAATGGCGCGATACTGCGCCGGCGAGGCCAAGGAGGGCGTCGCGATGGGTGGGGCGCTCTCGCTGGTCCCGGACGACGAGCTCCCGGTAGTCAGAGAGCATCTCGTCACTGTCTGTGATCGACTCGGCATCGAGGCGACCGGCGGCGACGAGGCAATCCCTGGAACTGGCGACGAACCGACCCATGGATCCTGA
- a CDS encoding translation initiation factor IF-2 subunit beta: protein MDYESSLDRAMENVPDIGGDEERLQIPDAEPQKDGAFTRFTNLGEIADVLSRETEHLHRFVQRELGTSGKLEEGRARYNGSFSQTDFDAVVDAYVEEYVLCSECGLPDTRLVREDRTPMLRCDACGAFRPVTKRSSGGQQQQQREAVEEGQTYTVEITGTGRKGDGVAEKGKYTIFVPGAEEGDVVEIYIKNISGNLAFARRD from the coding sequence ATGGATTACGAGTCGAGTCTCGACCGCGCGATGGAGAACGTCCCCGACATCGGGGGCGACGAAGAACGGTTGCAGATTCCCGACGCCGAGCCACAGAAAGACGGCGCGTTCACCCGGTTTACCAATCTCGGAGAGATCGCGGACGTGCTCTCTCGAGAGACCGAGCACCTCCACCGGTTCGTCCAGCGCGAACTGGGTACGAGCGGAAAACTCGAGGAGGGCCGAGCCCGATACAACGGATCGTTCTCCCAGACGGACTTCGACGCCGTCGTCGACGCCTATGTCGAGGAGTACGTCCTCTGTTCGGAGTGTGGCCTGCCGGACACCCGTCTGGTCCGCGAGGATCGCACGCCGATGCTGCGCTGTGACGCCTGCGGTGCGTTCCGACCGGTCACCAAGCGCTCGTCGGGTGGCCAGCAGCAACAACAGCGCGAGGCCGTCGAGGAGGGCCAGACTTACACCGTCGAGATCACCGGCACGGGCCGCAAGGGCGACGGCGTCGCGGAGAAAGGCAAGTACACGATCTTCGTCCCCGGCGCAGAGGAGGGCGACGTGGTTGAAATCTACATCAAGAACATCTCGGGCAACCTCGCGTTCGCCCGGCGCGACTAG
- a CDS encoding HAD family hydrolase, protein MGVTFDLFGTLVTVSRPADPAEAVAAELAERGVDAPSDWADAYAEMHVDAPEGAEVPLPAHVARALDSRGVDCPANAARRAVVAAFDPEVETRDGARAAIEAAREHGPVGICSNCSVPELVGRTLVRADVSRDDFDAVVTSVGCGWRKPAPKIFEVAADRLGVAPSDLVHVGDDPATDGGNEAVGGTAIVLEDGESGGESLETLPRRFEGGGLWE, encoded by the coding sequence GTGGGAGTAACGTTCGATCTGTTCGGCACGCTCGTGACCGTGTCCCGACCCGCCGATCCGGCCGAGGCCGTCGCCGCGGAACTCGCGGAGCGAGGCGTCGACGCGCCGTCCGACTGGGCCGACGCCTACGCGGAGATGCACGTCGACGCGCCCGAGGGCGCGGAGGTCCCGCTCCCGGCTCACGTCGCTCGAGCGCTCGACAGCCGCGGGGTGGACTGTCCGGCGAACGCCGCGCGACGGGCCGTCGTCGCCGCGTTCGACCCCGAGGTCGAGACCAGAGACGGCGCTCGAGCGGCCATCGAGGCGGCTCGAGAACACGGACCGGTCGGGATCTGCTCGAACTGCAGCGTGCCCGAACTCGTCGGCCGGACGCTGGTCCGAGCGGACGTGAGCCGCGACGATTTCGACGCCGTCGTGACCAGCGTCGGCTGCGGCTGGCGCAAACCCGCCCCGAAAATCTTCGAGGTGGCCGCGGATCGACTCGGCGTCGCGCCGTCCGACCTCGTCCACGTCGGCGACGACCCGGCGACCGACGGCGGCAACGAAGCCGTCGGCGGCACCGCGATCGTTCTCGAGGACGGCGAATCCGGGGGCGAGTCCCTCGAGACGCTTCCCCGGCGATTCGAGGGAGGGGGGCTGTGGGAGTGA
- a CDS encoding DUF5789 family protein: MADEPDTDRAQDRIGDRKADRAETTESILENVEEHLGELEYPITSEEIASEYGDDRMALPNETESLGSVFDRLAGEEFESAEEAREAIYGEITGQAGDVNEANPERDLEGLDDRSQDPVDEGGTNSL; the protein is encoded by the coding sequence ATGGCCGACGAACCCGACACGGATCGCGCACAGGATCGTATCGGCGACCGAAAAGCCGATCGCGCGGAAACCACCGAATCGATCCTCGAGAACGTCGAGGAACACCTGGGCGAACTCGAGTATCCGATCACCAGCGAGGAGATCGCGTCGGAGTACGGCGACGATCGGATGGCGCTTCCGAACGAGACGGAATCGCTCGGGAGCGTCTTCGATCGACTCGCCGGCGAGGAGTTCGAATCGGCCGAGGAAGCCCGAGAGGCGATCTATGGCGAGATAACGGGACAGGCTGGCGACGTAAACGAGGCGAACCCGGAACGCGACCTCGAGGGCCTCGACGACCGGTCCCAGGATCCGGTCGACGAGGGCGGGACGAACTCGCTGTGA
- a CDS encoding threonine-phosphate decarboxylase — translation MDPESVLEAERVAHGGETDRAVLDFSANTNPFVLDGVEEVYADAFSDARRYPDDGYPEFRAAAATYVDCDREYVVPTPGGLAAIRLAMETVLEPGDRALVPYPSFGEYAREVRLQGATPLFVARESMLEATKNLLESCSLAVVCTPNNPTGEAADVKALERFANRCGDAGTTLLIDEAFLGFTDVPSAASRSWGPRSADHVIVARSLTKLFGLPGLRAGFAVASGDRRDRLETARRSWCLGTPAARVGAHCLEQDSFVAATRERVDRERGRMRAALETRFDVFPSDAPYLLCEAGDEDVSELIETASERGVAIRDARTFRSLESHFRVAVKDRERNDRALEALGIDLSNVEQSGVEQSDAGQSDIEPDTEQSAVEQSDVEPTGDE, via the coding sequence ATGGATCCTGAGTCAGTTCTCGAGGCGGAACGTGTCGCTCACGGCGGCGAGACCGATCGAGCGGTGCTCGACTTCTCGGCGAACACGAACCCGTTCGTCCTCGACGGCGTCGAGGAGGTGTACGCGGACGCCTTCTCGGACGCGCGTCGCTATCCCGACGACGGCTATCCCGAGTTTCGGGCGGCGGCCGCCACGTACGTCGACTGCGACCGCGAGTACGTCGTCCCCACGCCGGGCGGTCTCGCGGCGATTCGGCTCGCGATGGAAACTGTCCTCGAGCCGGGCGACAGGGCGCTCGTTCCGTACCCCAGTTTCGGCGAGTACGCACGCGAGGTCAGGCTACAGGGAGCGACTCCGCTCTTCGTCGCACGCGAATCGATGCTCGAGGCGACGAAGAATCTGCTCGAGTCCTGTTCGCTCGCCGTGGTCTGTACGCCGAACAACCCCACGGGCGAGGCCGCGGACGTGAAGGCGCTCGAGCGGTTCGCGAACCGCTGTGGGGACGCAGGAACGACGCTTTTGATCGACGAAGCCTTCCTCGGGTTCACCGACGTGCCCTCCGCCGCGAGCCGTTCCTGGGGCCCTCGCTCCGCCGATCACGTGATCGTCGCCCGCTCGCTCACCAAACTCTTCGGACTGCCGGGCCTTCGCGCCGGGTTCGCCGTCGCGTCCGGCGACCGGCGCGACCGACTCGAGACCGCCCGCCGGTCCTGGTGTCTCGGGACGCCCGCCGCTCGAGTCGGCGCGCACTGTCTCGAGCAGGATTCGTTCGTCGCGGCGACTCGCGAGCGCGTCGACCGCGAACGCGGTCGAATGCGCGCGGCGCTCGAGACGCGATTCGACGTCTTCCCGTCCGACGCCCCCTACTTGCTCTGTGAAGCCGGTGACGAGGACGTATCCGAACTCATCGAGACCGCGAGCGAGCGCGGCGTCGCGATCAGAGATGCGCGGACGTTCCGCTCGCTCGAGTCGCATTTCCGAGTGGCCGTGAAGGACAGGGAACGCAACGATCGGGCGCTCGAGGCCCTCGGCATCGACCTCTCGAACGTCGAACAGTCGGGCGTCGAGCAGTCAGACGCCGGACAGTCAGATATCGAGCCAGACACCGAGCAGTCTGCTGTCGAACAATCGGACGTCGAGCCGACGGGGGACGAGTGA